The Maniola hyperantus chromosome 2, iAphHyp1.2, whole genome shotgun sequence genome includes a region encoding these proteins:
- the LOC117987196 gene encoding lysosomal Pro-X carboxypeptidase: MINVKVLSFLLLLCGVNCEYKYETKWFKVPLDHFGYQRNESFNIKYLENEEHWDRGSGPIFFYTGNEGQIETFAQHTGFMWDIAPHYRAKLVFAEHRYYGQSMPFGNKSMDNEHLGYLTSSQALADYADLINYLQGGRLKPKYPVIVFGGSYGGMLSAYFRMKYPHLVTGAIAASAPIHMYPEMVPCDVFHRIVTSSFKIVNQNCVDNIRSSWSELRTFLGSQNNTDWLKTNWKLCEPVKNSTDVQTLVDYLQSMYETLAMVNYPFQSDFLMPLPAQPVRVACQYLSEKLNGTRLFEAIGKVLQVYANYNGKAKCVDYKDSGYTNLDASGWDYQACTEMIMPMCTTGIKDMFEPAPWNFTKYAEDCHKKYNVYPRPDAAMIEYGGDRIKAASNIVFSNGLLDPWAGGGILNSISSTVTAVVIIDAAHHLDLMAANPNDPETVRMARTIHRQNIDTWLRDFREERSKRH, translated from the exons ATGATAAACGttaaagttttaagttttttattactattatgtGGTGTAAACTGTGAATACAAGTATGAAACTAAATGGTTCAAAGTCCCGTTGGATCATTTCGGGTACCAGAGGAACGAATCTTTCAATATAAAGTACTTGGAAAACGAAGAGCACTGGGATAGGGGAAGTGGacccatatttttttatacggGCAATGag GGTCAAATCGAGACGTTTGCTCAGCACACTGGCTTCATGTGGGACATCGCGCCGCACTATAGGGCCAAGTTGGTGTTTGCGGAACACAG GTACTATGGACAGTCCATGCCCTTCGGCAACAAGTCCATGGACAACGAGCACCTTGGGTACCTGACCTCGTCCCAGGCCCTGGCGGACTACGCTGATCTTATCAACTATCTGCAAGGCGGTAGACTGAAGCCTAAATACCCCGTCATTGTTTTTGGAG GTTCCTACGGGGGAATGCTGTCAGCCTACTTCCGCATGAAGTACCCTCACCTGGTCACCGGAGCCATCGCAGCGTCAGCACCAATACACATGTACCCCGAAATGGTACCTTGCGATGTCTTCCACAGGATCGTCACCTCAAGCTTCAAGATTGTCAACCAGAACTGCGTGGACAATATAAGGAGCTCATGGAGTGAAttaag AACATTTCTTGGGAGCCAGAACAACACCGATTGGTTGAAAACCAACTGGAAACTCTGCGAACCCGTCAAAAACTCCACAGACGTTCAGACCCTGGTGGACTACCTCCAGTCTATGTATGAAACCCTGGCCATGGTGAACTACCCGTTTCAGTCGGACTTCCTGATGCCATTACCAGCGCAGCctgttagagttgcgtgccagTATTTGAGTGAAAAGTTGAATGGAACACGTCTTTTTGAG GCTATAGGAAAAGTTCTGCAAGTATACGCAAACTACAATGGAAAAGCCAAGTGTGTGGACTATAAAGACAGTGGTTACACCAACCTAGACGCCAGTGGATGGGACTATCAG GCATGCACAGAAATGATCATGCCGATGTGCACGACGGGGATAAAGGATATGTTCGAACCTGCCCCGTGGAACTTCACCAAGTACGCGGAGGACTGCCACAAGAAATACAACGTGTATCCTCGCCCCGATGCCGCGATGATTGAGTATGGAGGAGACAGGATAAAGGCGGCGTCGAATATCGTCTTCAGTAATGGACTGTTGGATCCTTGGGCTggag GTGGAATCCTCAACAGCATCAGCAGCACGGTAACAGCGGTGGTGATCATCGACGCGGCGCACCACCTCGACCTGATGGCTGCCAACCCCAACGACCCGGAGACCGTGAGGATGGCCCGCACCATCCACCGCCAGAACATCGACACGTGGCTGAGGGATTTCCGCGAGGAACGCTCCAAGAGACACTGA